The window TTGATTCGCAAAATGAAATGGCCGATTCCCCGATGGCGCAAGCGATTGTGGATTTCCAGCGCATACCGGAATTTCTTTGTCAGAATTCGCAGCTCGTGGAGCTGTTCATCATTCATCTGTTCCGATAGAGTAAAGTTGTAAAAGTCCTCCGCTCTTCGTTGAAGAACTTCCTGGCTCGCGGGAATTGCCATCCGGGATCCTTTCAAGCGCTCTAAAAATTTCTCATAGGGAGTAAATCTTCCCGCCTTCATTTGTTTGTTGACTTTCTGCTGCAGCTTTCGCTTCCTGTTATCGAGCGAATGAACAAGAAGCTCGGCGGCAAGAGGGGGAATCAATTCTTCGACCTGGAGTTTTTCCGTGAGCTTTTGATTTACTTCAGTCTCGCGGAGCTCACCCAGGCGACTGGTAATTTTCTTCGCAGGACGCCGCAATCTCCGGTAGGAATTTTGCGGCAAAGTAACCTCCAGATAATCGAGTACTTCACGAGCGCGCCGGGAGGAAACACGGAGATCGTGAACCGTTTCCTCATCAGGATGCTTCAGCAATTCATCGCGCAAATCCAGTAAATGCTGAAGGCGCTTGCGCAGCAGATTCGCTTCTCGAACGCTTAATACAACTAAATCAGCCATAAGTCATCAGAACGGAAATGCAAAATTATCCCTTTATTTTCTTACGTACGCAACTGAGAACGCAAATGCGGGATCGTGCTATATTTCTCCCCCTTATAAAGGGGGAGATGAAGAGGGGGTTTGTCCGTAGGATTCCTTCCAAACCTCCCCTTCAATCCCCTCCTTCATAAGGAGGGGAAACCCGAGCAACGCACAAATAGCATAGTATTCCGCGCGCCTACGGTTGACAAAGCCGGATCTAATATGTTCATATATTCATGCATATGAACCAACAGGTTTTCTGTCAACGCATGATAATGCGCACGCCGGAGAAATGGAGCTCCGGATTTGCGTGTTGTTGCTGCCTCTAACAGAAATCCTGGCAAGGTTCCTGGGTTAAGCACTAATTCATAGGGCCCAATCCGGCAAGCAACTTGCCGGGTTGGGCTTTTTTATTTTCGACTTATTTTTGATGGTAGGAGGAACGAATATGGCTGAGGACCTCAAGTGCAGGGAGTGCGGAAAAGCT of the bacterium genome contains:
- a CDS encoding CHAD domain-containing protein; translated protein: MADLVVLSVREANLLRKRLQHLLDLRDELLKHPDEETVHDLRVSSRRAREVLDYLEVTLPQNSYRRLRRPAKKITSRLGELRETEVNQKLTEKLQVEELIPPLAAELLVHSLDNRKRKLQQKVNKQMKAGRFTPYEKFLERLKGSRMAIPASQEVLQRRAEDFYNFTLSEQMNDEQLHELRILTKKFRYALEIHNRLRHRGIGHFILRIKRLQELLGEIHDLFVFVNLIQEEARKWNDPRLTLIPEALQNAIQVVTARKVKLYPRVRVLLQKILDNTPEDIRPMPRKVVQAADAPAPEIEEMPQEEPVGQKIS